The Halorhabdus sp. BNX81 genome includes a region encoding these proteins:
- a CDS encoding PIN domain-containing protein: MSGAGATPLFIDTGAFFASFVSNAPRHDQARAVMDAIGDDRLHFRPLYTTNYALSELATLMLRKAGHERASATLSWIRDSDAVTILHPDATTFGAICAEFDRYDDQQISFVDHATATLAREHDVEHVFAFDDDFRTLGLSLVPADIDMPDV; encoded by the coding sequence ATGAGCGGGGCCGGCGCGACGCCGCTGTTCATCGATACGGGCGCGTTTTTCGCGTCCTTCGTTTCGAACGCGCCACGTCACGATCAGGCACGAGCAGTCATGGATGCGATCGGGGACGATAGACTGCACTTTCGACCGCTGTACACGACGAATTACGCCCTGAGCGAACTGGCGACACTGATGTTGCGAAAGGCGGGCCACGAGCGGGCGAGTGCGACGCTATCGTGGATCCGGGACTCGGACGCGGTGACGATCCTGCATCCGGACGCGACGACGTTCGGTGCTATCTGTGCGGAGTTCGACCGGTACGACGACCAGCAGATCTCCTTTGTCGATCACGCGACGGCGACGCTCGCACGCGAGCATGATGTCGAACACGTCTTCGCGTTCGATGACGATTTCCGGACGCTGGGGCTGTCACTCGTTCCTGCCGACATCGATATGCCGGACGTGTAG
- a CDS encoding zinc ribbon domain-containing protein, with translation MAVCSNCGAELQDGVNYCSGCGEPVADRGVPGERSRSSGQQRPSWDGNDPPAEGQSQQAHAGSGQDRRAAGQPRQGESDGYGDRRQPGNRQPTATGAGHASPGAGQGYRDARIGRAPTGIRVLCAVFGLLGVFSLFTGAIAGDASQAATALGARGTGSTLGGLGVLLVLIGIGDFAAVYGLWNLDWWGWLLAVALVAFSLLVNVAQLAGTGGGIVLISIVVHLAIAGYLYRERALFDVEAFLPVAMQ, from the coding sequence ATGGCGGTCTGTTCGAACTGTGGCGCAGAACTTCAGGACGGCGTCAATTACTGCAGCGGCTGTGGTGAACCAGTGGCCGACCGGGGCGTACCGGGGGAGCGCTCCCGATCCAGCGGGCAACAGCGACCGAGTTGGGACGGGAACGATCCGCCCGCTGAAGGGCAATCTCAGCAGGCACACGCTGGGTCCGGGCAAGACCGCCGGGCCGCAGGTCAGCCACGACAGGGGGAATCGGATGGCTATGGGGATCGACGCCAGCCAGGCAACCGCCAGCCGACGGCGACGGGGGCCGGACACGCATCACCGGGGGCCGGCCAGGGGTACCGGGACGCCAGAATCGGGAGGGCACCGACGGGGATCAGGGTGCTCTGTGCAGTGTTCGGTCTCCTCGGTGTGTTCTCGCTGTTCACCGGGGCTATTGCGGGGGACGCGAGCCAGGCCGCGACGGCCCTCGGCGCGAGGGGGACTGGATCGACACTCGGCGGACTGGGAGTTCTCCTCGTGTTGATTGGTATCGGTGACTTCGCGGCCGTCTACGGGCTGTGGAACCTGGACTGGTGGGGCTGGCTGCTTGCGGTTGCACTCGTCGCTTTCAGTCTGCTCGTGAACGTCGCCCAACTCGCTGGTACAGGTGGGGGCATCGTTCTCATCAGTATCGTGGTGCATCTCGCTATCGCGGGGTACCTCTACAGGGAGCGTGCTCTCTTCGACGTCGAAGCGTTTCTGCCGGTAGCGATGCAGTGA
- a CDS encoding YigZ family protein, with product MTDERYRTVAGPGEARFTISGSEFIGHARPAETVDAAETFVDSIRTEYDDATHNVPAYRVRADPLREWASDDGEPSGSAGKPALNVLNGQELQNVVVVVTRYFGGTELGVGGLVSAYSRAVKEAIEDAGVREERPHERFAIEVAYDDSGTVRSILESEGADFEASYEERVRFVVRVPTADSAALRDRIASATSGRATVETAEE from the coding sequence GTGACTGACGAACGCTACCGGACGGTCGCCGGCCCCGGCGAGGCGCGGTTTACGATCTCAGGTTCGGAGTTCATCGGCCACGCCCGACCGGCCGAGACTGTCGACGCCGCCGAGACGTTCGTCGATTCGATCCGGACGGAATACGACGATGCAACCCACAATGTCCCGGCTTACCGGGTGCGGGCTGACCCCCTTCGGGAGTGGGCCAGCGACGACGGCGAGCCCTCGGGGTCGGCGGGCAAACCAGCCCTGAACGTCCTCAACGGCCAGGAGCTACAGAACGTGGTCGTCGTCGTGACGCGGTACTTCGGTGGGACGGAACTGGGTGTCGGCGGCCTGGTGAGCGCCTACTCGCGGGCAGTGAAGGAGGCGATCGAGGACGCCGGCGTCCGGGAAGAGCGGCCACACGAACGCTTCGCGATCGAGGTCGCATACGACGATTCCGGGACGGTGCGATCGATTCTGGAGAGCGAAGGGGCCGACTTCGAGGCCAGTTACGAGGAGCGTGTCCGGTTCGTCGTGCGGGTGCCGACCGCCGACTCGGCGGCGCTCCGGGATCGGATCGCGAGTGCGACGAGTGGCCGGGCGACGGTCGAAACAGCTGAGGAATGA
- a CDS encoding rubrerythrin-like domain-containing protein: MVRSDPYTPSTYRLECRSCLTVLSAEDRLSRCPDCGGRLRNLAIPRE, encoded by the coding sequence ATGGTCCGTTCAGATCCGTACACGCCATCGACGTATCGGCTCGAATGTCGGTCGTGTCTTACCGTCCTGAGTGCTGAAGACCGTCTCAGTCGGTGTCCAGACTGCGGCGGGCGACTCCGAAACCTGGCAATCCCGCGCGAGTGA
- a CDS encoding inorganic phosphate transporter, protein MGVLVTVATLVVAALASLFMAWAIGAGSSGSTPFAPAVGANAISVMRAAFVVGLLGLAGAVLQGANVSETVGSGLVLFPDGGGLTPAASILLLLIAGGLVAVGVFTGYPIATAFTVTGAVVGVGLALGGQPAWATYQEIVALWVATPFLGGGIAYGTARWLQSGIGGEDRIVAALAALIGVILANVEFSVLGGAGEGASIAVAVSRALGEPPFGPVLVTVALAVLSAGTLYRFLRIDRAAAQRQFLLVLGGLVAFSAGGSQVGLAVGPVLPVVDPYDIPLLAVLFGGGVGLLVGSWTGAPRMIKALSQDYSSLSPRRSIAALIPAFAIAQTAVFFGIPVSFNEIMVSAIVGSGFAAGEAGISRAKMGYTVLAWIGSLALALAAGYVGYTLLAMV, encoded by the coding sequence ATGGGAGTACTCGTGACGGTCGCCACGCTTGTCGTCGCCGCGCTGGCGAGTCTGTTCATGGCGTGGGCGATCGGTGCGGGATCGTCAGGTTCGACCCCCTTTGCGCCCGCCGTCGGAGCTAACGCCATCTCGGTGATGCGGGCGGCGTTCGTGGTCGGGTTGCTCGGCCTGGCAGGGGCCGTCCTCCAGGGCGCGAACGTCTCCGAAACGGTCGGGTCCGGGCTCGTTCTGTTTCCCGACGGCGGCGGGTTGACTCCAGCCGCGTCGATCCTCCTCCTTCTCATCGCGGGGGGGCTGGTCGCCGTCGGCGTCTTCACGGGGTACCCGATCGCGACGGCCTTTACCGTGACCGGCGCGGTCGTCGGCGTGGGGCTGGCGCTTGGCGGCCAGCCGGCTTGGGCTACCTACCAGGAGATCGTCGCGCTGTGGGTCGCGACGCCGTTTCTGGGCGGCGGGATCGCCTACGGGACTGCCCGGTGGCTCCAGAGCGGGATCGGCGGCGAGGATCGGATCGTCGCCGCCCTCGCTGCATTGATCGGCGTCATCCTCGCGAACGTCGAGTTCAGCGTCCTCGGCGGGGCCGGCGAGGGGGCCTCGATCGCGGTCGCGGTCTCGCGTGCGCTCGGTGAGCCCCCGTTTGGCCCCGTGCTGGTGACGGTGGCCCTGGCTGTGCTTTCCGCCGGGACACTCTATCGGTTTCTCCGGATCGACCGGGCGGCCGCCCAGCGGCAGTTCCTGCTCGTGCTCGGCGGGCTTGTGGCCTTTTCGGCGGGCGGGAGTCAGGTCGGCCTCGCCGTGGGCCCGGTGTTGCCGGTCGTCGACCCCTACGACATCCCGCTGCTCGCGGTGCTGTTCGGCGGTGGCGTCGGTCTCCTGGTGGGCTCTTGGACCGGTGCGCCCCGGATGATCAAGGCGCTGAGCCAGGACTACTCTTCGCTGTCCCCGCGACGGTCGATCGCGGCGCTGATTCCCGCGTTCGCGATCGCCCAGACGGCTGTCTTCTTCGGGATTCCGGTCTCGTTCAACGAGATCATGGTGAGTGCCATCGTCGGCAGTGGCTTTGCCGCCGGTGAGGCCGGTATCAGTCGAGCCAAAATGGGCTACACCGTCCTGGCGTGGATCGGCTCGCTCGCGCTCGCGCTGGCTGCCGGCTACGTGGGCTATACCCTGCTGGCGATGGTGTGA
- the prs gene encoding ribose-phosphate diphosphokinase produces MILSGSASQTLAARLADELDESLGATTTKRFPDDELHVTVTEPIDERAIIVASTVSSDAHIELLQLQDAARQAGADEVVTVLPYMGYARQDQTFEPGEIISTRAAARAISTGTDRVLTVTPHEKNVASFFDVPTTVIDGAPRLADPLPAALTDPLFLSTDAAAAPLAESVRDAYGAGDCDHLIDATDGERPAPTEESLAGRDVVVVDDIVGTGSTMSGSVAVVADAEADRIFATCVHPVFATGALSKIARVGAELIYGTDTLERVISDVSVAPAIADAL; encoded by the coding sequence ATGATCCTCAGCGGGTCGGCCTCACAGACCCTCGCTGCGAGACTCGCGGACGAACTCGACGAATCACTCGGCGCGACCACGACCAAGCGGTTTCCCGACGACGAGTTACACGTCACCGTCACCGAACCCATCGACGAGCGGGCGATTATCGTCGCCTCGACAGTTTCGAGTGACGCCCACATCGAACTCCTCCAGCTCCAGGACGCCGCCCGCCAGGCGGGGGCCGACGAGGTCGTCACGGTCCTGCCGTACATGGGGTATGCCCGCCAGGACCAGACGTTCGAGCCCGGCGAGATCATCTCGACGCGCGCCGCTGCCCGTGCGATCTCGACCGGTACCGATCGGGTCCTGACGGTCACGCCCCACGAGAAGAACGTCGCGTCGTTTTTCGACGTGCCGACGACGGTCATCGACGGCGCGCCCCGACTGGCCGACCCGCTGCCCGCTGCTCTCACCGATCCACTCTTTCTCTCGACCGACGCCGCAGCCGCCCCGCTCGCCGAAAGCGTCCGGGACGCCTACGGGGCCGGGGATTGTGACCACCTGATCGACGCGACGGACGGCGAACGGCCGGCACCCACGGAGGAGTCACTCGCGGGACGTGACGTCGTCGTCGTCGACGATATCGTCGGCACCGGCTCGACGATGTCAGGGTCGGTCGCCGTGGTCGCGGACGCCGAGGCCGATCGGATCTTCGCTACCTGTGTCCATCCGGTGTTTGCGACCGGTGCCTTGAGCAAGATCGCCCGGGTCGGTGCCGAATTGATTTACGGCACCGACACGCTCGAACGCGTCATCAGCGACGTGAGCGTCGCGCCGGCGATCGCCGACGCGCTGTGA
- a CDS encoding PH domain-containing protein: protein MSDSPQQSQPQQGRGQRGGQQKRNDQQGGGTERPHVLDDETIIVETRPSWTVWFGQLVGAVLILLAGLLVGGQAGSGVVVVIPILLSLFIFGWIWYRRKRIRYVITDRRAMIVTGISSKKTTEIWLRDARSMQTGSTFFERLLGHGTIILSDSTLTRNSLNALGALPFLSALPIFNTGRGLTFAGISNPVRVANVIRKRQSALKSVRDD from the coding sequence ATGTCCGATTCGCCACAGCAATCACAACCACAGCAAGGACGCGGGCAGCGAGGGGGACAGCAAAAGCGCAATGACCAACAAGGCGGCGGGACTGAGCGGCCACACGTACTGGACGATGAAACGATCATCGTCGAGACGCGGCCGTCGTGGACAGTCTGGTTCGGCCAGCTCGTCGGTGCTGTACTGATTCTGTTGGCCGGACTTCTCGTCGGCGGGCAGGCAGGAAGTGGTGTGGTAGTCGTGATTCCGATCCTGCTCTCGCTGTTTATTTTCGGCTGGATCTGGTACCGGCGAAAACGGATTCGCTACGTCATCACCGACCGGCGGGCGATGATCGTCACCGGCATCTCCTCGAAAAAGACGACCGAGATATGGCTCAGAGACGCCCGTTCGATGCAGACCGGGTCGACGTTTTTCGAACGCCTGCTGGGCCACGGGACGATCATCCTCTCAGACTCGACACTCACTCGAAATTCGCTGAATGCGTTGGGCGCGCTACCGTTTCTCTCGGCGCTGCCGATCTTCAATACCGGCCGCGGGCTGACCTTCGCAGGAATCAGCAACCCGGTTCGCGTCGCCAACGTCATCCGAAAACGCCAGTCGGCACTGAAGTCCGTTCGGGACGACTAA
- a CDS encoding L-threonylcarbamoyladenylate synthase, producing the protein MTPDVNLTAAAEVVESGGLVVYPTETVYGLGADALDPAAIESVFAAKRRDRDNPLSLGVASVEAALDYVSPSPTEQRFMENFLPGPVTVVVEGRDPVPDALTGGRERVGVRIPDHDLARELLERTGPLTATSANVSGRPSVTDPADLDAEIRTAAGAILDGGETPGMASTVVDVGRGVVHRRGANADAVEDWLENRSA; encoded by the coding sequence ATGACGCCGGACGTGAATCTTACCGCGGCGGCCGAGGTCGTCGAGTCCGGCGGGCTGGTCGTCTATCCGACCGAAACGGTCTACGGGCTCGGCGCGGACGCGCTCGACCCGGCTGCGATCGAATCCGTCTTCGCAGCCAAGCGTCGGGATCGCGACAACCCGCTTTCGCTGGGCGTCGCGTCCGTCGAGGCCGCTCTCGACTACGTCAGCCCGTCGCCGACCGAGCAGCGGTTCATGGAGAACTTCCTGCCCGGCCCGGTGACGGTCGTCGTCGAGGGGCGCGACCCCGTCCCGGACGCACTCACCGGCGGCCGCGAGCGGGTCGGCGTTCGCATTCCGGACCACGACCTCGCACGCGAACTCCTCGAACGCACCGGCCCACTGACGGCGACCAGTGCGAACGTCAGTGGTCGGCCGAGCGTCACCGATCCCGCTGATCTGGATGCCGAGATCCGGACCGCTGCCGGCGCGATCCTCGACGGCGGGGAGACGCCCGGGATGGCGAGCACCGTCGTCGATGTCGGTCGCGGGGTCGTTCATCGTCGCGGTGCGAACGCCGACGCGGTCGAGGACTGGCTCGAAAATCGTTCGGCGTGA
- the upp gene encoding uracil phosphoribosyltransferase, with protein MTIEDHERAKVVSHALARDTLTRLRDVETEQVAFRKGLVKLGRICGYEIVDGLLESETVTVETPLTTTEGERVGEMDDVVIVNVLRAATPFVEGLLKAFPRAKQGVISAGRDEEGGMDTEGRFDISIEYVKMPEIHDEDTLILADPMLATGSTMCAVIEEVLDGADPERVIVLSAVSAPEGLDRLRAEFPDVELLTVAVDDHLDDDGYIVPGLGDAGDRAFRTT; from the coding sequence ATGACTATTGAAGACCACGAACGCGCGAAGGTCGTCTCTCACGCATTGGCCAGGGACACGCTCACACGACTCCGTGACGTCGAGACCGAGCAGGTCGCCTTCCGGAAGGGGCTCGTGAAACTCGGCCGGATCTGTGGCTACGAGATCGTCGATGGCCTGCTGGAAAGCGAGACTGTCACCGTCGAGACACCCCTCACGACGACCGAGGGCGAACGTGTCGGGGAAATGGACGACGTCGTGATCGTCAACGTCCTCCGGGCGGCGACACCGTTCGTCGAGGGGCTGCTCAAGGCATTTCCCCGGGCAAAGCAAGGAGTCATCTCCGCCGGCCGAGACGAAGAAGGCGGCATGGACACCGAGGGGCGCTTCGACATTTCCATCGAGTACGTCAAAATGCCGGAGATCCACGACGAGGACACCCTCATCCTTGCCGACCCGATGCTGGCGACCGGCTCGACGATGTGTGCCGTCATCGAGGAAGTGCTCGACGGCGCGGACCCCGAACGCGTGATCGTCCTCTCAGCGGTCAGCGCCCCCGAAGGCTTGGATCGGCTCCGGGCGGAGTTCCCCGACGTCGAACTGCTGACGGTAGCTGTCGACGATCATCTCGACGACGACGGCTACATCGTCCCCGGATTGGGCGATGCCGGCGACCGGGCGTTCCGGACGACGTGA
- a CDS encoding helix-turn-helix domain-containing protein — protein sequence MSGNTDRDDRGQFETDFDDRDIIRYFAVGRPFHTAGEVADRFDIDRSTAYRRLRTLAEAGRLEKVSLGSRTVVWWYTDDSEDTEGNADPLFDAPAFSVDDPVADDEIDDVLYGSVER from the coding sequence ATGTCCGGAAATACGGACCGCGATGATCGCGGGCAATTCGAGACCGATTTCGACGACCGGGACATCATCCGGTACTTCGCTGTGGGACGGCCGTTCCACACTGCTGGGGAGGTCGCCGATCGCTTCGACATCGACCGATCGACCGCTTACCGGCGGCTCCGTACGTTGGCGGAGGCGGGTCGACTGGAGAAGGTCTCGCTCGGCAGTCGAACCGTCGTATGGTGGTACACGGACGACAGCGAGGACACCGAGGGCAACGCCGATCCCCTGTTCGACGCGCCGGCGTTTTCCGTCGACGATCCGGTCGCTGACGACGAGATCGACGATGTCCTTTACGGGTCAGTCGAGCGATGA
- a CDS encoding DUF5828 family protein, which translates to MDESVSGFKVHGGWVDVVEHGERITRALRELADEYDIDADALEEFDEWRPKSHERLDEDVNEKTAQQARLNEGAGEKKGKGPDEDLRTAGEKLADSYENLDEPDEAVDSWGESIDYVARAADSAGRKAIRTVEDKVYRNVMTRVAPYYFDNDLVSANLRRIDGEDPEYVFEVNVNDDDLKIRVSNKLADLDQEVDRWHIDAPKETDATAAAEGVEVPDEDRDWTDSTTT; encoded by the coding sequence ATGGACGAAAGCGTCTCCGGATTCAAAGTTCACGGCGGTTGGGTCGACGTGGTCGAGCACGGTGAGCGTATCACGCGCGCCCTTCGGGAACTCGCCGACGAATACGACATTGATGCGGACGCACTCGAAGAGTTCGACGAGTGGCGGCCCAAAAGTCACGAGCGCCTCGACGAGGATGTGAACGAAAAGACCGCCCAGCAGGCACGTCTCAACGAGGGCGCGGGCGAGAAAAAAGGCAAGGGCCCCGACGAGGACCTCCGGACGGCCGGCGAGAAACTCGCCGACTCCTACGAGAACTTAGACGAACCCGACGAGGCCGTCGATTCGTGGGGTGAGTCGATCGATTATGTCGCCCGCGCCGCGGACTCGGCCGGCCGGAAGGCCATCCGTACCGTCGAGGACAAGGTCTATCGGAACGTCATGACACGGGTCGCCCCGTATTACTTCGACAACGACCTGGTCAGTGCGAATCTCCGGCGGATCGACGGCGAGGACCCCGAATACGTCTTCGAGGTCAACGTCAACGACGACGACCTCAAGATCCGCGTCTCGAACAAACTCGCCGATCTCGACCAGGAGGTCGATCGCTGGCACATCGACGCGCCGAAGGAGACCGACGCGACCGCGGCCGCCGAGGGCGTTGAGGTCCCGGACGAGGACCGCGACTGGACCGACTCGACGACGACGTGA
- a CDS encoding hemolysin family protein codes for MGISVLTAVAEAGIQLYTVPIVGIELSKTGVTAIGVLMILFLIMGSGFFSSSEIAMFSLPAHRIDPMVEKGLRGAKAIKSLKDDPHRLLVTILVGNNMVNITMSSISTTLVGFYFDPGTAVLVSSFGITSLVLIFGETAPKSYAVENTELHARRVAPLLQIVGKLLWPLITLFHYVTQFVNQLTGGGPAIESSYLSRSEIREMIQTGEREGVLDEEEREMLHRTLRFNRTIAKEVMTPRLDMDAISADSSVEEAIAECVHSGHTRLPVYEGGLDNVIGVVNIRDLVRDAQYGGKDDVELQDLIEPTLHVPESKNVDDLLTEMRSERLHMVIVIDEFGTTEGLVTMEDLTEEIVGEILEGEEEHPIEFVNDDTVTVKGEVNIEEVNEALSIDLPEGEEFETIAGFIFNRAGRLVEEGESIEYEGVQIRVEQVENTRIMRARITRPEEANPLEGTDGEDDTEPTDDEGED; via the coding sequence ATGGGGATATCTGTGCTTACAGCAGTGGCAGAGGCCGGTATACAACTGTACACCGTGCCGATCGTTGGCATTGAACTGTCCAAGACCGGTGTCACGGCAATTGGCGTCCTCATGATTCTCTTTTTGATCATGGGGTCGGGGTTCTTTTCGTCCTCCGAGATCGCGATGTTCTCGCTGCCGGCCCACCGGATCGACCCGATGGTCGAGAAGGGGCTCCGTGGGGCGAAGGCGATCAAGTCTCTCAAAGACGACCCCCACCGGTTGCTCGTGACGATCCTCGTCGGGAACAACATGGTCAACATCACGATGTCCTCGATCTCGACGACGCTCGTGGGGTTCTACTTCGATCCGGGGACGGCAGTGCTGGTCTCGTCGTTCGGGATCACGTCGCTAGTGCTGATATTCGGCGAGACCGCACCCAAATCCTACGCCGTCGAGAACACCGAATTGCACGCTCGCCGCGTCGCGCCGCTGCTACAGATCGTCGGGAAGTTGCTGTGGCCGCTGATCACCCTGTTCCACTACGTGACCCAGTTCGTCAATCAGCTCACCGGTGGCGGCCCCGCCATCGAGTCGTCGTATCTGTCCCGCTCGGAGATCCGGGAGATGATCCAGACCGGCGAACGCGAGGGGGTCTTAGACGAGGAGGAACGCGAGATGCTCCATCGGACCCTCCGGTTCAACCGGACGATCGCCAAGGAGGTCATGACGCCGCGCCTGGACATGGACGCCATCTCGGCCGACTCGTCGGTCGAAGAGGCGATCGCGGAGTGTGTCCACAGCGGCCACACCCGGCTGCCGGTCTACGAGGGCGGTCTCGACAACGTCATCGGGGTCGTCAACATCCGTGATCTCGTCCGTGACGCCCAGTACGGCGGGAAAGACGATGTCGAGCTGCAAGACCTCATCGAGCCGACGCTGCACGTCCCCGAAAGCAAGAACGTCGACGATCTCCTGACGGAAATGCGAAGCGAACGCCTCCACATGGTGATCGTCATCGACGAGTTCGGCACCACAGAGGGACTCGTCACCATGGAGGACCTCACCGAGGAGATCGTCGGCGAGATCCTCGAAGGCGAAGAGGAACACCCGATCGAATTCGTCAACGACGACACCGTGACGGTCAAAGGGGAAGTCAACATCGAGGAAGTCAACGAAGCGCTGTCGATCGACCTCCCGGAGGGCGAGGAGTTCGAGACCATCGCCGGGTTCATCTTCAACCGAGCGGGTCGGCTCGTCGAGGAAGGCGAATCCATCGAGTACGAGGGGGTTCAGATCCGTGTCGAGCAAGTCGAGAACACCCGGATCATGAGGGCCCGCATCACGCGCCCGGAAGAGGCGAACCCGCTGGAAGGGACAGACGGCGAGGACGATACCGAACCGACCGACGACGAGGGCGAAGACTGA
- a CDS encoding pyruvate kinase alpha/beta domain-containing protein — translation MIRTDDMDTGALLDRAAAYADDHDVDAVCVASTSGETGAAAVEYFGDELVVVGHSYGFDETNEQELDADHVEAIEAAGGDVFVGPMAFSNVGSAIAERDGYATHEVIADVLRLFGQGTKVAVECPLMACDAGLVDSGSRVLSIGGTGSGADTALLVEAANTRDLFDARVLDVVAKPADAENLIYW, via the coding sequence ATGATCCGTACGGACGACATGGACACGGGAGCGCTACTCGACCGAGCGGCAGCCTACGCCGACGATCACGACGTTGACGCCGTCTGTGTCGCTTCGACGTCCGGCGAAACGGGGGCGGCAGCCGTCGAGTACTTCGGCGACGAGCTCGTCGTCGTCGGCCACTCCTACGGGTTCGACGAGACAAACGAACAGGAACTCGACGCCGACCACGTAGAGGCGATCGAGGCGGCCGGCGGCGATGTCTTCGTGGGGCCGATGGCGTTCAGTAACGTCGGCTCGGCAATCGCCGAACGCGACGGCTACGCGACCCACGAGGTGATCGCCGACGTGCTCCGGCTGTTCGGCCAGGGGACGAAAGTCGCCGTGGAGTGTCCGTTGATGGCGTGCGATGCGGGGCTGGTCGACAGTGGCTCACGCGTCCTCTCGATCGGCGGGACCGGCAGCGGTGCCGACACCGCCTTGTTGGTCGAGGCGGCCAACACGAGGGATCTCTTCGACGCACGCGTCCTCGACGTGGTCGCCAAGCCGGCTGACGCCGAGAACCTCATCTACTGGTAG
- a CDS encoding YigZ family protein, with the protein MSGSEFIGHARPAGTVDAAEAFVGSIRAEYDDATHNVPAYRVRADPLRAWASDDDEPSGSAGKPALNVLDGQEIENVAVVVTRYFGGTELGVGGLVSAYSRAVKEAVDDADVREVRPHERVAIEVEYDDSGTVRSILESEGVEFEASYEERVAFVVRVPTAELAALRDRVGSATSGRATVETSE; encoded by the coding sequence ATCTCGGGTTCGGAGTTCATCGGCCACGCGCGCCCGGCCGGGACCGTTGACGCGGCCGAGGCGTTCGTCGGTTCGATCCGTGCGGAGTACGACGATGCGACCCACAACGTCCCGGCCTACCGGGTGCGTGCCGATCCGCTCCGGGCGTGGGCGAGTGACGATGACGAACCATCGGGATCGGCAGGCAAACCCGCGTTGAACGTCCTCGACGGCCAGGAAATTGAGAATGTCGCGGTCGTCGTAACGCGGTACTTCGGCGGGACGGAGCTGGGCGTCGGCGGGCTGGTGAGTGCCTACTCTCGGGCTGTCAAGGAAGCGGTCGACGACGCCGACGTTCGTGAGGTGCGCCCACACGAACGCGTTGCGATCGAGGTCGAGTACGACGATTCCGGGACGGTCAGATCGATTTTAGAGAGCGAAGGCGTGGAGTTCGAGGCCAGTTACGAGGAGCGCGTTGCGTTCGTCGTGCGGGTCCCGACCGCCGAGTTGGCGGCGCTCCGGGATCGGGTCGGGAGCGCGACAAGTGGGCGGGCGACGGTCGAGACATCCGAGTGA
- a CDS encoding TrkA family potassium uptake protein gives MDFVIVGFGRVGMRTAHVLIEEGHDVTIVEIDSQKAERAREEGFETVLGDCNDEDVLAAAGIATADAIAGLTGDLNANFSACMIGKHHGARTVLRIDEDYRQELYEKYASDVDEVIYPERLGAAGAKTAMLGGDFNVLADLTEHLTVASIRIPEESPVIGTRVVRLDLPGDAQVYAHGRDDEPMSIPLPRTTIQAGDRIAITSPPEAIDDVRASLDAEQSAA, from the coding sequence ATGGACTTCGTCATCGTGGGGTTCGGTCGCGTGGGAATGCGGACAGCCCACGTGTTGATAGAGGAGGGCCATGACGTGACGATCGTCGAGATCGACTCCCAGAAGGCCGAACGAGCGCGCGAGGAAGGCTTCGAGACTGTACTGGGCGATTGCAACGACGAGGACGTCCTGGCGGCGGCCGGGATCGCCACTGCCGACGCCATCGCGGGGTTGACCGGCGATCTCAACGCCAACTTCTCGGCGTGTATGATCGGCAAGCACCACGGCGCGCGGACGGTGTTGCGCATCGACGAGGACTACCGCCAGGAACTCTACGAAAAGTACGCAAGCGACGTCGACGAGGTGATCTACCCCGAACGGCTGGGTGCGGCCGGCGCAAAGACGGCGATGCTCGGCGGGGACTTCAACGTTCTCGCCGATCTGACCGAACACCTCACGGTCGCGTCGATCCGTATTCCCGAGGAATCGCCCGTGATCGGGACGCGCGTGGTCAGGCTTGATCTGCCCGGCGACGCACAGGTGTACGCCCATGGTCGCGACGACGAACCGATGTCGATCCCGCTGCCACGGACGACGATTCAGGCCGGCGACCGGATCGCGATCACGTCCCCGCCCGAGGCCATCGACGATGTCCGTGCCAGCCTTGATGCCGAACAGTCGGCCGCGTGA